From Coffea arabica cultivar ET-39 chromosome 2e, Coffea Arabica ET-39 HiFi, whole genome shotgun sequence, the proteins below share one genomic window:
- the LOC113730156 gene encoding small ribosomal subunit protein uS10y, whose amino-acid sequence MAYQAVKPTKVGMEEPQEQVHKIRITLSSKNVKNLEKVCSDLVRGAKDKRLRVKGPVRMPTKVLHITTRKSPCGEGTNTWDTFELRVHKRVIDLFSSPDVVKQITSITIEPGVEVEVTIADS is encoded by the exons ATGGCATACCAAGCAGTGAAGCCGACAAAGGTTGGTATGGAGGAGCCTCAGGAGCAGGTTCATAAGATTAGGATCACACTTTCCTCCAAAAACGTCAAGAACCTCGAGAAAg TTTGTTCTGATCTGGTTCGTGGGGCCAAGGATAAGCGACTCAGGGTGAAGGGACCTGTAAGAATGCCCACCAAGGTTCTTCACATCACTACTAGGAAGTCTCCTTGCGGTGAAG GAACTAACACCTGGGATACATTTGAGCTCCGAGTTCACAAGCGGGTGATTGACCTTTTCAGCTCTCCAGATGTGGTGAAGCAAATCACCTCGATCACTATTGAGCCTGGTGTAgaagttgaagttacaattgcTGATTCTTAA
- the LOC113730157 gene encoding chloride conductance regulatory protein ICln-like: protein MATGLRLVTERVGDGAGQPVLDTDNGEELVHVQSGVSIVIGNRPPESPGTLYISTKQVVWLSDTDRGRGYAVGFLAVSLHAVSRDPEAYPSPCIYTQIENGVEEDESEDSDAESNETLDLSKVTEMRLVPSDPDQLDTLFEIFCECAELNPEPVDEDEGEHNWVFSADQLETGGADVEESEYPLHSIGCSNGDPDLAHTVLQLQINDQRFEDAEEMESDDNKGHN from the exons ATGGCGACGGGGTTAAGACTTGTAACGGAGAGAGTCGGCGACGGCGCCGGACAACCAGTCCTCGACACCGACAACGGGGAGGAACTCGTGCACGTCCAATCTGGCGTCTCGATCGTCATCGGAAACCGCCCGCCTGAATCCCCTGGAACTCTCTACATCTCCACCAA GCAAGTGGTGTGGTTAAGTGATACTGACAGAGGTAGGGGTTATGCGGTGGGTTTCTTAGCGGTGTCGCTTCACGCCGTTTCTCGAGACCCAGAAGCTTATCCATCTCCTTGTATTTACACTCAG ATTGAGAATGGTGTTGAGGAGGATGAATCAGAGGATTCTGATGCTGAGAGCAATGAGACATTAGATTTGTCAAAGGTTACTGAGATGAGACTAGTGCCATCAGATCCTGATCAAT TGGATACTCTGTTCGAGATTTTCTGTGAATGTGCTGAGCTTAATCCTGAACCAGTTGATG AGGATGAAGGAGAGCATAATTGGGTATTCAGTGCAGATCAACTAGAAACTGGGGGTGCAG ATGTTGAGGAGTCTGAATATCCCTTGCATTCAATTGGTTGTTCTAATGGGGATCCTGACTTAGCGCATACAGTGCTTCAG CTTCAAATAAATGATCAGCGGTTTGAGGATGCAGAAGAGATGGAGAGTGATGATAACAAAGGCCATAACTGA
- the LOC113730158 gene encoding small ribosomal subunit protein uS10z/uS10x-like, translating to MAYQAVKSAKVGMEEPQEQVHKIRITLSSKNVKNLEKVCSDLVRGAKDKRLRVKGPVRMPTKVLHITTRKSPCGEGTNTWDTFELRVHKRVIDLFSSPDVVKQITSITIEPGVEVEVTIADS from the exons ATGGCATACCAAGCAGTGAAGTCGGCAAAGGTTGGTATGGAGGAGCCTCAGGAGCAGGTTCATAAGATTAGGATCACACTTTCCTCCAAAAACGTCAAGAACCTCGAGAAAg TTTGTTCTGATCTGGTTCGTGGGGCCAAGGATAAGCGACTCAGGGTGAAGGGACCTGTAAGAATGCCCACCAAGGTTCTTCACATCACTACTAGGAAGTCTCCTTGCGGTGAAG GAACTAACACCTGGGATACATTTGAGCTCCGAGTTCACAAGCGGGTGATTGACCTTTTCAGCTCTCCGGATGTGGTGAAGCAAATCACCTCGATCACTATTGAGCCTGGTGTAgaagttgaagttacaattgcTGATTCTTAA